GTTCACTGCCATCACTCGGTATGAGTGCATCTACGACATAAAATGGTACAAGCATTTGTGCACTAGCAACAACCGCGCGTGATTCCATACCCAATATTCGCGCATTTACCAAAACGCCACCTTGGTGCTTTGTCATTGTACCTGTCAGTACATACTCGATAGGAAGACTGCTGCTTAACTCCAAGTAATCTCGACTTAACACGAAGTCACCGTCTTCGGTAATACGAATGTACTCTGTCGCCTTGAAATCAATAACAGGCACACGAAACTTATGAAGTTCGTGAACAAACGATTCCGCCATTTGCCTGCCGAGCAAATCAGTTTTTTGTAAGTTGGTATCTAGTAACGCGAAATGTGTTACGCCGATAGGCGTTTTGTCATTAACATATTCCATGTTAGCAATGAGGTCTTGCGTCATGTTTTTCACATAATCGCCAATATGTTTGGTTAGCGGCCTGCCCTTATATGCCCCTTGAACGCTTGAATATAATGGCGGTTGCCCAATTGCTCCATACGCATCCATTCCCCTCACTTCTTGTTCATCTTCTGTCACTTGAGGTCTGCTCGGGGCACGATCTTGAGCGGTAACGTCTATCACATTCATTGCTGGACGCTGAGGAGCTTGCTCGGCTACCTGTTCTTCTTCCATCATCATCGAGCAACCACTTATCGTAAGTAGTGAAGCCGATAGCATGAGCCCTGCCAATTTATATTTAGTTGTCATGAATTACCTCAAACTCTCGGTTCTGTATAACTTGCCGTTACGCGTGGTTACGCGCTCTTCTTGCCAAAACAATTCTGCTGGAAAAAAACGCGTGGCAGCGGCAACAATATCTTTGTTTCGCGCGTTGATAATACGTGCATTTACCACTGCTCCAGATTCCTGATACACCATAGTGCCAGTAATATAAAAATCGACACGCTCAATATTAGACAGTCGTTCAATTTCACGCGTCAGTATTCTGTCACTTTCGTCACTAACAATAATATCGTCTGATAGCTTAAATTCTTGAGTAGAAAAACCCCGTTTTGTCGCCTCAGTAATCATGCCCTGCTCTAGTTGATGGCCAAGCAGCATCAGTGGATGCTGATGATTAGCATCAAATTTCATTGTATCAGCGGGTACAAAGCCCACTACTGCATAACGAGACTGGCGTGATGGGCCCGCATCAGCAAAAAGCTCATTGGCAAGCAAATAGGTATAATATTCAACGTTGCCAAGGGCATTTATCGTTGATGAATTAGTTTGAGCAAGTTGGCTTTGCGTTTCTTGTGAAGCAGTACACCCTGTCATCACACTTATTGCTGCGGCAATACCTGCTAACCACCTAACAGCGATAGTCAACGATTTCGAATTAGGTTTACACTGAGCGCCATTCATTTTTCGATTCCAAATACAGTCCGTCATTATTGAATGTGAAGTCACACAAAAATTCGGCTGACAGTTTTATGCTAGTTGAAGTGCCATCAAACCGACGACGTGGGTCAAAAAATCACCCATACTTGTGTTATTACGCTCAACACTGCAATAATTGCACCACAAAGTAGTTTCTTAAGCTTAACCTACAGAAGCGCTACCCATCGCAAAAGAACTTGTCTTATATTCTACAAAATGCGGAATAGGTTTGCCGCCTAAGCGCAATCCTTTTCCCATCCAAGCGCAGTGACTGTGACACACTTTTCGTTGCGCCATTGACAGCGGCATATTTTCACTCACAATGAGGCGACATATTAGCTTTCATTTATCATCACATGCTATCGCTTTTTGAATTTGCTCTTTCGTTGCCTTCAGGGTTTAAAACACCCGCTTTCTCAATCGATATTCAGACCCCCTGCGGTCACGAAAAGCCAACTCACTATATTGTAGCGGGCAGAAATGGGGCCGGAAAATCACTGTTATTATCTGCTATTGCTGGCGATGGTAAAACCGTAGCTGGAAAACGGGAGTTCGACTCAGAAGTAGCGCAAGTGTCGATAGCCGCACAACAAGCGTTGATCGAGGAAGAGAGACGAAAAGACAGCGCTGATATACTTGATGTTATAGCTACACCAACTAGAGTCAGAGAGCTTTTTACTCGCACTAATACCGACTATATCAACCACCCTTTTTTCAACACATTAGTCACAATACTTCGCATTGAACATTTGCTGGATGCCGAGTTTCTTGCATTATCGACTGGCGAGACACGCAAAGTCATTATCGTTATGGCATGGCTTAGCAATGCCAAACTTATCGTGCTCGATGAACCTTTCGAAGGGCTAGATATTGATTCTGCAAAAGCGTTTAGTCAGTTTCTCACCTCTCAACAACAAGCCACACTTGTAATAACTGCCAACAAACTGAGCGATATTCCTCAGGGAATACTCGCCTATGTCATCGTTATGGAAAATCTCGCGGTGACGTGGCGTTCTGAAAAAGCCATCAGTTATGAGAGTATCATTGACGAGCTCAGCACATGGTTTGCATTAAGCAACAATGCGGTGTCGCTACCGCAGGCGCTGCTTTCTCATCAAATCACTACCTCAAATACAGTGGAAGACAAGGCGTCACCTCAGGTACTTATTTCCCTTAAAAAGGGCTATGTGAGATACGACGGCAGAACCATATTTGAAAATCTCGATTTTACGGTAACACAACATACCCACTGGCAAATTGTTGGCCCTAACGGCTCTGGTAAAACGTGTTTGCTACAAATGATAACAGGCGATAATCCTCATTGTTACACCAACGAACTGACCCTTTTCGGCATAAAACGAGGAACGGGTGAAAGCATTTGGGATATTAAAAAGCACATTGGCATAATGTCCAATGCGCTGCATATGCAATACAAGGTAAATGCAAGCCTAGAACATGTGATACTTTCTGGCTTTTACGACAGTATTGGCCTTTATGCGAAAGCAAGCCAAGAAGAGAAAACCTGCGCCGCAGAATGGCTGGCCGTATTGGGTATGGAAGATAAGAAGCATACTCCATTTCAGTCGCTCTCTTTTGGCGACCAGCGGTTAGTACTACTCGCAAGAGCAATGGTTAAACACCCCACACTACTCATTCTCGATGAGCCGTGTAACGGACTAGATGAATTTAATCGGCAAAAAATACTGAAGTTCATCGATATAGTCGCTAACGCAAAAACAAGTACGGTGCTATATGTGACACATCACGAGGATGAGTGCCTACCAAGCATTCCCAACAGATTGAATATGCAAGACTACGGACCTATTCTCTCAACAGTCTGAGCAATTAACAAAGTGTTACGAATTTCTGTTGACCCTTTTAATACCTCCCTGCATTCTAAGTTAAGGTGCCCTCTTTTCTTATTTTGAATGTCAAAGAGCGCGCCACTCACACCGTATCCCATCTTTACACGCTCCGTTTGGTGTTTGGTCGGCAAGGATGTTGATGTGCACGGTATCACCTAGATAAAAGAATGAGAGAACGATGAAAAAACTTTCCTTAATTGCGGCAGGTGTTCTGTCGGTATTGTTGAGTGGCTGTGGTCAAGACACGCGCTCACAATCAGAAACCTCGGTCGATCAAACCTCAAAAATAGTTGAGGCTGCAAGTAACGTTGAAATGGACGTTGGCTATAACGTGCCCGTCGAATACTTCACGTTAGACAATGGACTTAAGGTCGTTTTATCAAAAGATGACACTGCGCCTGTGGTCACTGTGGCTGTTTATTACAATATTGGCTTTAGAAATGAGCCTAAAGACCGCACAGGCTTTGCCCACCTTTTTGAGCACATGATGTTTCAAGGCTCTGAAAACTTAGGAAAGATGGAATTTATTAAGTTGGTCAATGACAATGGCGGCGTTTTAAACGGCTCGACACGGTTTGATTTCACTAACTACTTTGAAATTATTCCAGCGCATAAATTAGAAACATTTCTTTGGGCCGAAGCCGACAGAATGAAAGGGCTCGCAATAACGCAAGAAAATTTAACAAATCAGCAAGGTGTGGTTAAAAACGAAGTTAAAGTTAACGTGCTTAACCGACCTTACGGTGGTTTCCCATGGCTTGATATGCCTCAATACGCGTTTAACAACTGGTACAATGCGCACAATTTTTACGGCGACCTTGCCGATTTGGACGCTGCAAACCTTGAAGACGTAGACGCGTTTTTTAATATGTACTACGCTCCTAACAATGCGGTATTAGCCGTAGTTGGCGACATTGATGTTGCACAAGCTAAGCAATTGGTCGAAAAATACTTTGCTGCAATACCGTCGACTGAACTAGCCCCTCAACCTGACCTTACCGAACTTCGCCAAGAAAAAGAAAAGGTGTTTAATAAGTTCGACAAGCTTGCACCAAAACCTGCGTATGCTTTTGCTTATAAAATGCCACCGAGAAACACACCAGAATACTATGCAATGGGCATCATTGACCAAATTTTAGTGCAAGGTGAAGACAGTTTGTTGTATCAAGAACTTGTTAAAAATCAGCAAATCACGGGAAGTGTAAATGGTGGTATCAACTACTTGCTTGGCAACATGTTCAACTATAACGGGCCCATGCTTTGGATGAGTTCGTTTACCCATGACGATACCGTTAGCCGCGATACCATCACTGCAGCCATCGACAAGGTCGTTAACAAACTGCAAGAAACGCCACTGAGTGAAGAAGAAATGGAGCGCGCAATTGTTAAGATACGCTCTAGCCTATTTGATGCAGTAGACGGATTTTATGGTTTTGGTCGCGCAGATCTGTTAGCAAGTTTTGCCTTGTTTGATAATGCCCCAAGTAAAATTAATGAATTAGAAGCAAACTTTAAGAAAGTAACGCCCGAAATCATTGCTAAAACGGTTAAAGAGTATCTTCGCCCTACGAACCGTACCATTTTAACCGTCACGCCAGGTGAAGACCCTAGAGCCAAACCTGAAACGACAACTGACGCCGCGGAACAAGGAGAGTAACCATGAAATTTAAGAGAAAACTTCTCGTCACCGCGGTGACAGCATTGTGCACGTTGAGCGCATTTTCAACTATAGCAAAAGAGACACCGCCTGTAGGTGGGCAGCCCAAAGATTTTGTTGTGCCCGAAACCGATACAGTAACACTCAATAATGGTTTAAAAGTTACCTTTATTCCTTATGGTAAAACGCCCAAAGTGACATTGCAGTTACGCACCGGCACGGGCAACATTGACGATGGCGAAAGCATATGGCTTTCAGATATCAGCTATGAAATGCTGCGCCAAGGCACCCATACTTACACAGCAAAACAATTAGCAGAGTCAGTAGCGAGCATGGGGGGTGAAGTAAATACTTCAGTGGGTATGGATTCAAGCTTCATCGGTATGAGTGTACTATCTGAATTTGGTGACGACGCTGTGGCATTAATTGCTGATATGGTTATGAATGCCAAGTTTGAAACCAATGACCTTGAGCGCATTAAAACAGATACTCAGCGACGTCTAACCGTTTCACTTTCAAACCCCTCTTCAATTGCAAATGAAGCATTCTATAACTCGGTTTTTGGTAATCATCCATACGGTCGACTTTACCCTACAAGCGAGAGTATTTCTGGACTTACAGCACAAAATACAGCCGATTTCGTTAAGACAAATATTGTACCTAATCGCAGCCACCTTTATGTGTCAGGCGTGTTTAATAAAAATGAAGTGGCTAAGGCGGTAGAAGCTTCATTTGGTCAATGGGAGAAAGGTGAAACCGTTGAGCGCAAGACGGTGTTGACGCAAACTGGGCCGTCTTTTGAGATACTCGCGCGCGAAGGTGCGCCGCAGTCAACATTGAGACTTGGTCTAGCAACACTTTCACCCGCGCACGACGACTATATGAAAATGAGCCTGATGAATACGTTACTTGGCGGCGCATTTTCAAGCCGTATTACATCAAATATCCGCGAAGATAAGGGTTACACTTACTCTCCTCGTTCTTCAATGGTAGACCGCGTTGGTACGGGTGTTTGGTATGAAGCAGCCGATGTTACGGCAGAGTCAACAGGCGCTGCACTTGACGAGATCATTAAAGAGATCAATCTACTCGCAACCGAAGCACCGACTGCTGAAGAGCTCGAAGGGATCAAAAACTACATGGCTGGTATTTTTGTGCTAAGAAACTCATCACGTACTGCCATTATCTCTCAACTTGCGTTTACAGAGCTACATGGTTTGGACGAGAGTTATTTAGCTGACTATGTGAAAACCATTTACGCTATCACACCAGAAGAGATAAAAGCGGTCACCGCGAAATACCTGGACGTGAATAAAATGCACTTGACCATTGTTGGCGACACTGAAAGCGTGATGCCACAATTAAAAGAGGTTGAGGCACTAAAACCGTTTATGTAATGTTATCCACTGGCTTACGCTGCCTTAACAGCAGCGTAAGCCGTTTTTGTTTAACAGCTTTAAACAAATCTAAGCACCAACGCAATGATCACACCTGTTATAACTAGCTGTAATAGGCAAAATCCCATGATGTCTTTGGCTTTAAGCCCAGCGATAGCCAAAACAGGCAATGCCCAGAAGGGTTGAATCAAGTTTGTCCATGCGTCTCCCCAGGCGACCGCCATAGCAACGCGAGAAACATCAGCGCCAAGCTCCATGGCCGCAGGCAAAACAACGGGGGCCTGAACTGCCCACTGCCCGCCTCCAGAAGGCACGAAGATATTAACAATGCCTGCACTGATAAAACTCCACACTGGCAAAGAGTCAGCACTTGCCATGCTAATCAACCATTGCGACATTGATTGTGCCAAACCAGATTGCACCATAACCGCCATAATGCCAGCGTAAAACGGAAACTGAATGATAATGCCGCTACCGCCTTGTACTGCCTGCTGTAAGCTGTGCAGCAAACTTCTTGGTGTACCGTGTAACACAATAGCTAAAAACAAGAAGAGCATATTGACAATGTTTAAGTTTAGCCCGCCCTCTTGAATAAAATAGCTGACCAAATAAAAAAGCCCCAACGCTCCCACTAACAAAGAAAGCGCTCTACTGGTTTCTAATTTGTCTGCGGGCCTTTGGTTGGTTGTAACAGGTGCTTGTGTTTCGCTTAGCTTGTCTGTATCAACAAATACACTGTCATGCTCAGTGGGTAGCATTAGCCTATTAACCAGCGGAATAACCACAAACAAAATCGCCAGCAAAGACAGATTAAATGCACTAAAAATCGTCTCACTGGTAGAGATAACGCCTATTTGAGCTTGGGCAAAATGCCCCTCGGTCGCGATAGTAAGAGGAACAGAACCTGCCAGGCCACCATGCCAAACCACAAACCCAGAATAGGCGCTTGCCACCAGCAAACGGTAGTCAACTCGAGTATTACGCGCTAATGCTTTTGCGAATAATGCCCCCACGACAAGCCCAAAACCCCAGTTTATCCAACTCGCGGTAAGCGACACTATAGTGACAAGCACTATTGCCTTGCCGGGCGTATTGCCCAGCATAGCAAGTCGCGACAAAAGCGCTTTCATCAACGGCGTATTGGCGAGCATAAAGCCTGTGACCAACACAAGCAGCATCTGCATCGAAAAGGTAAGTAGTCCCCAGATGCCACTGCCCCATTGCTCTATAACCGTAACGGGCGATTGCTGCTCGACAATGACTGCAGCGACGAGTGTGACCAGTGTTAAAATGAGAACAAAAATGAAAGGGTCAGGTAGATAGCGCTCGACTAACTTAACAAATGGCTTAGACGCACGATTTAGCATAACTCACTCGCAACATGTTAATAACTTGTTGCATGGTAACGCATTTTTTATCCTAGAGGTACCAACGGCAACTCACTGACAAAGCGTATGGAAGTTGCCGTTTATAATTTAGGGGATTAGTAAGTAAGAACTTAGTTAGCCCCTTCGAAAAGCCTACTCCACAGCGCTTTAACT
The DNA window shown above is from Alteromonas sp. KC3 and carries:
- a CDS encoding FlgO family outer membrane protein, with protein sequence MTTKYKLAGLMLSASLLTISGCSMMMEEEQVAEQAPQRPAMNVIDVTAQDRAPSRPQVTEDEQEVRGMDAYGAIGQPPLYSSVQGAYKGRPLTKHIGDYVKNMTQDLIANMEYVNDKTPIGVTHFALLDTNLQKTDLLGRQMAESFVHELHKFRVPVIDFKATEYIRITEDGDFVLSRDYLELSSSLPIEYVLTGTMTKHQGGVLVNARILGMESRAVVASAQMLVPFYVVDALIPSDGSEQNGMRDGVKLSRG
- a CDS encoding FlgO family outer membrane protein gives rise to the protein MTGCTASQETQSQLAQTNSSTINALGNVEYYTYLLANELFADAGPSRQSRYAVVGFVPADTMKFDANHQHPLMLLGHQLEQGMITEATKRGFSTQEFKLSDDIIVSDESDRILTREIERLSNIERVDFYITGTMVYQESGAVVNARIINARNKDIVAAATRFFPAELFWQEERVTTRNGKLYRTESLR
- a CDS encoding ATP-binding cassette domain-containing protein; amino-acid sequence: MLSLFEFALSLPSGFKTPAFSIDIQTPCGHEKPTHYIVAGRNGAGKSLLLSAIAGDGKTVAGKREFDSEVAQVSIAAQQALIEEERRKDSADILDVIATPTRVRELFTRTNTDYINHPFFNTLVTILRIEHLLDAEFLALSTGETRKVIIVMAWLSNAKLIVLDEPFEGLDIDSAKAFSQFLTSQQQATLVITANKLSDIPQGILAYVIVMENLAVTWRSEKAISYESIIDELSTWFALSNNAVSLPQALLSHQITTSNTVEDKASPQVLISLKKGYVRYDGRTIFENLDFTVTQHTHWQIVGPNGSGKTCLLQMITGDNPHCYTNELTLFGIKRGTGESIWDIKKHIGIMSNALHMQYKVNASLEHVILSGFYDSIGLYAKASQEEKTCAAEWLAVLGMEDKKHTPFQSLSFGDQRLVLLARAMVKHPTLLILDEPCNGLDEFNRQKILKFIDIVANAKTSTVLYVTHHEDECLPSIPNRLNMQDYGPILSTV
- a CDS encoding M16 family metallopeptidase, with amino-acid sequence MKKLSLIAAGVLSVLLSGCGQDTRSQSETSVDQTSKIVEAASNVEMDVGYNVPVEYFTLDNGLKVVLSKDDTAPVVTVAVYYNIGFRNEPKDRTGFAHLFEHMMFQGSENLGKMEFIKLVNDNGGVLNGSTRFDFTNYFEIIPAHKLETFLWAEADRMKGLAITQENLTNQQGVVKNEVKVNVLNRPYGGFPWLDMPQYAFNNWYNAHNFYGDLADLDAANLEDVDAFFNMYYAPNNAVLAVVGDIDVAQAKQLVEKYFAAIPSTELAPQPDLTELRQEKEKVFNKFDKLAPKPAYAFAYKMPPRNTPEYYAMGIIDQILVQGEDSLLYQELVKNQQITGSVNGGINYLLGNMFNYNGPMLWMSSFTHDDTVSRDTITAAIDKVVNKLQETPLSEEEMERAIVKIRSSLFDAVDGFYGFGRADLLASFALFDNAPSKINELEANFKKVTPEIIAKTVKEYLRPTNRTILTVTPGEDPRAKPETTTDAAEQGE
- a CDS encoding M16 family metallopeptidase, translated to MKFKRKLLVTAVTALCTLSAFSTIAKETPPVGGQPKDFVVPETDTVTLNNGLKVTFIPYGKTPKVTLQLRTGTGNIDDGESIWLSDISYEMLRQGTHTYTAKQLAESVASMGGEVNTSVGMDSSFIGMSVLSEFGDDAVALIADMVMNAKFETNDLERIKTDTQRRLTVSLSNPSSIANEAFYNSVFGNHPYGRLYPTSESISGLTAQNTADFVKTNIVPNRSHLYVSGVFNKNEVAKAVEASFGQWEKGETVERKTVLTQTGPSFEILAREGAPQSTLRLGLATLSPAHDDYMKMSLMNTLLGGAFSSRITSNIREDKGYTYSPRSSMVDRVGTGVWYEAADVTAESTGAALDEIIKEINLLATEAPTAEELEGIKNYMAGIFVLRNSSRTAIISQLAFTELHGLDESYLADYVKTIYAITPEEIKAVTAKYLDVNKMHLTIVGDTESVMPQLKEVEALKPFM
- a CDS encoding short-chain fatty acid transporter, translated to MLNRASKPFVKLVERYLPDPFIFVLILTLVTLVAAVIVEQQSPVTVIEQWGSGIWGLLTFSMQMLLVLVTGFMLANTPLMKALLSRLAMLGNTPGKAIVLVTIVSLTASWINWGFGLVVGALFAKALARNTRVDYRLLVASAYSGFVVWHGGLAGSVPLTIATEGHFAQAQIGVISTSETIFSAFNLSLLAILFVVIPLVNRLMLPTEHDSVFVDTDKLSETQAPVTTNQRPADKLETSRALSLLVGALGLFYLVSYFIQEGGLNLNIVNMLFLFLAIVLHGTPRSLLHSLQQAVQGGSGIIIQFPFYAGIMAVMVQSGLAQSMSQWLISMASADSLPVWSFISAGIVNIFVPSGGGQWAVQAPVVLPAAMELGADVSRVAMAVAWGDAWTNLIQPFWALPVLAIAGLKAKDIMGFCLLQLVITGVIIALVLRFV